A DNA window from Providencia huaxiensis contains the following coding sequences:
- the dcd gene encoding dCTP deaminase, translating into MRLCDRDIIQWMDDGKLVISPRPPVERINGATADVRLGNQFRVFRGHTAAFIDLSGPKDEVNAALDRVMSDEIVLDEDEPFFLHPGELALAVTLESVTLPDNLVGWLDGRSSLARLGLMVHVTAHRIDPGWHGQIVLEFYNSGKLPLALRPGMVIGALSFEPLSGSADRPYNSRQDAKYKNQQGAVGSRISED; encoded by the coding sequence ATGCGTCTTTGTGACCGCGATATTATTCAATGGATGGATGATGGTAAATTAGTGATTAGCCCACGCCCACCAGTTGAACGAATCAATGGTGCAACTGCAGATGTTCGTTTAGGAAATCAATTCCGCGTTTTTCGAGGACACACGGCTGCATTTATTGACCTTAGTGGCCCTAAAGATGAGGTTAATGCGGCATTAGATCGTGTCATGAGCGATGAAATTGTTCTTGATGAAGATGAGCCATTTTTTCTGCACCCAGGAGAATTAGCACTTGCAGTGACGCTTGAGTCTGTTACGCTCCCTGATAACCTTGTAGGTTGGTTAGATGGGCGTTCTTCATTAGCGAGATTAGGTTTGATGGTGCACGTAACCGCACATCGAATTGACCCCGGCTGGCATGGTCAAATCGTGCTAGAATTCTACAATTCAGGTAAATTGCCGTTAGCGTTGCGTCCTGGTATGGTGATTGGTGCCTTAAGCTTTGAGCCGTTATCTGGTAGTGCTGATCGCCCCTATAATAGCCGGCAAGATGCTAAATATAAAAACCAACAAGGTGCTGTTGGTAGCCGTATCAGCGAAGACTGA
- the udk gene encoding uridine kinase → MTDIAHHCTIVGISGASASGKSLIASTLYRELREQVGDHNIGVIPEDCYYKDQTEIPMEERLKVNYDHPNSMDHSLLYEHLKSLKSGQAVEIPQYDYVAHTRKQKTITFKPKKVIIIEGILLLTDKRLRGEMDFSIFVDTPLDICLMRRIKRDVNERGRTLDSVIDQYNKTVRPMFLQFIEPSKQYADIIVPRGGKNRVAIDILKAKIGEFCQD, encoded by the coding sequence ATGACTGACATAGCGCATCACTGTACCATTGTAGGTATATCGGGAGCCTCTGCATCTGGCAAAAGCTTAATTGCAAGCACGTTATACCGTGAGTTAAGAGAACAGGTCGGTGATCATAATATCGGTGTTATCCCAGAAGATTGCTATTACAAAGACCAAACCGAGATCCCAATGGAAGAACGCCTTAAGGTAAATTATGACCATCCCAACTCGATGGACCACAGTTTGCTTTATGAACATCTTAAATCACTGAAAAGTGGTCAAGCAGTAGAAATTCCACAATACGACTATGTCGCTCATACACGAAAACAAAAAACCATCACGTTTAAACCTAAAAAAGTCATTATCATTGAAGGTATCTTGTTATTAACAGATAAACGTTTACGTGGTGAAATGGATTTTTCTATTTTCGTTGATACACCGCTCGATATTTGCTTGATGCGCCGTATTAAACGTGATGTAAATGAAAGGGGCAGAACGCTTGATTCCGTTATTGACCAATATAATAAAACGGTTCGCCCAATGTTTTTGCAATTTATTGAGCCATCAAAGCAATATGCCGATATCATTGTACCGCGCGGGGGGAAAAACCGTGTAGCGATTGATATCTTGAAAGCGAAAATTGGCGAATTCTGTCAAGATTAA